In one Thermosipho ferrireducens genomic region, the following are encoded:
- the flhF gene encoding flagellar biosynthesis protein FlhF → MIVKKYTVKDIKEALEKIRIELGKDAVILSTRKIKKGGFLGIGAKTYLEVTAAIEETEMKRNVEQEKNQIYKLQELLVKNKQPQSSEDLQELKKMMYELKSMISVQRNENEPEWAKLFRKALNFHDVNTEIIDKIIEYVRIKYGQLDFDDENSRFVLSEVFLPFIQTELPEMTGRIMFIGPTGVGKTTTLAKLAAKYSLNEHKKVGILTLDTYRIAATEQLKTYATLMDIPMRIAYTPKEAKLELEAMSDFDLILIDTAGRSQKNELQMNEIKAMVEIINPDYRFLVVGMQYRSTDMEAITKKFSVISPTHVILSKMDETSSYGHFLNVSHFTHIPIAFITNGQRVPDDILEANRKELSIIIAREVLKHAKSG, encoded by the coding sequence ATGATAGTAAAAAAATACACAGTTAAAGATATAAAAGAGGCTCTTGAAAAAATCCGAATAGAACTTGGAAAAGATGCAGTTATCTTGAGCACCAGAAAAATCAAAAAAGGTGGATTTTTAGGAATAGGCGCAAAAACATATTTAGAAGTTACAGCAGCAATTGAAGAGACAGAAATGAAACGAAATGTCGAACAGGAGAAAAATCAGATATACAAACTTCAAGAATTGTTGGTGAAAAATAAACAACCACAATCTTCTGAAGATTTACAAGAGCTGAAAAAAATGATGTATGAACTAAAGTCTATGATTTCGGTGCAAAGAAATGAAAATGAACCAGAATGGGCAAAATTATTCAGAAAAGCTTTAAATTTCCATGATGTAAACACAGAAATAATAGATAAAATAATTGAGTATGTAAGGATAAAATATGGGCAATTAGACTTCGATGATGAAAATAGTAGATTCGTTCTTTCTGAGGTATTCCTCCCTTTTATTCAAACGGAGCTCCCGGAAATGACTGGAAGAATAATGTTTATCGGTCCTACCGGTGTAGGAAAAACGACAACCCTTGCAAAACTCGCAGCAAAATATTCTTTAAATGAACATAAAAAAGTAGGAATATTAACCCTTGACACGTATAGAATCGCAGCAACCGAACAGCTTAAAACTTATGCTACACTTATGGATATCCCTATGCGTATAGCTTATACCCCAAAAGAAGCAAAACTCGAACTTGAAGCAATGTCGGATTTTGACCTGATTTTAATTGATACTGCGGGACGAAGTCAAAAAAATGAATTGCAAATGAATGAAATTAAAGCTATGGTCGAAATAATAAATCCTGATTATCGGTTCCTTGTGGTTGGAATGCAGTATAGAAGCACAGACATGGAAGCCATAACTAAAAAGTTCAGTGTAATTTCACCCACTCACGTTATACTTTCAAAAATGGATGAAACTTCCTCCTATGGACATTTCCTGAACGTATCGCATTTTACTCACATACCAATCGCTTTTATAACTAACGGACAAAGGGTTCCAGATGACATACTTGAAGCAAACAGAAAAGAATTATCAATTATAATCGCCAGAGAGGTGCTTAAACATGCAAAATCAGGCTAA
- a CDS encoding AAA family ATPase, protein MQNQAKNLVNFGEVILIGSGKGGVGKTLISVNLSVVLNKMGYRVLIFDLDVGFTNSDVLLNLHPEHTMNDLIKGSCNTFDVITPTGYGPDLVSMGSNIESIINFNENSVKEFYTHFINIAKNYDYIIIDLPPGYSEVYAPFFTIASHTLVMTTIHPTSLVNSYTFVKVLIMKGILSNNIHLVGNMIENVQDSTRTLEQFSRVLEKFTGEKLGSLTIIKKHHNVEKSIYLREPFVIKFENIQPSYAVHRIASILTKTPIQKEKTKNILERILSFAVRR, encoded by the coding sequence ATGCAAAATCAGGCTAAAAATCTTGTGAATTTTGGAGAAGTAATATTAATTGGAAGCGGAAAGGGCGGGGTTGGAAAAACCTTAATTTCGGTTAATTTATCAGTTGTTTTAAACAAAATGGGTTACAGGGTATTAATCTTTGACCTTGATGTTGGTTTTACTAACTCTGATGTATTGCTTAATCTTCATCCTGAACATACCATGAATGATCTAATTAAAGGTTCATGCAATACTTTCGATGTCATTACCCCAACAGGTTATGGGCCAGATCTCGTAAGTATGGGAAGTAACATTGAAAGCATTATAAATTTTAATGAAAATAGTGTAAAGGAATTTTACACACATTTTATAAACATTGCCAAAAACTATGATTACATAATTATCGATTTACCACCTGGATATTCTGAAGTTTATGCCCCATTTTTTACAATAGCCTCCCACACACTTGTTATGACTACTATTCATCCAACATCTCTTGTAAATTCGTATACTTTCGTGAAAGTCCTGATAATGAAAGGAATTTTGTCAAACAATATTCACCTTGTAGGGAACATGATAGAAAATGTTCAGGATTCAACAAGAACATTGGAGCAATTTTCCAGAGTTCTTGAAAAGTTCACTGGAGAAAAGCTTGGCTCACTAACAATTATAAAAAAACACCATAACGTTGAAAAGAGTATTTATTTAAGAGAACCATTTGTTATAAAATTTGAAAACATTCAACCAAGTTATGCTGTGCATAGAATAGCTTCCATATTGACAAAAACACCTATTCAAAAAGAAAAAACAAAGAATATTCTTGAAAGGATTCTAAGTTTTGCTGTTAGAAGGTGA
- a CDS encoding PilZ domain-containing protein produces MRVSEYLNKNISGMYVMARDLQDNKFPIRFIRLEKEGFIEIESEKELLIGSTIKIEIPINGIVAAFVGQVTETTDKRYKLTLNQKAGLIQRRTKPRYACFVDISLENEKGVLIDISENGGQIITTLNPKINEEYKLAINNEIVQIKIVWSMNEEEVYRCGFFMSSPPESWKNLLKKFVRFNERV; encoded by the coding sequence ATGAGAGTCAGTGAATATCTCAACAAAAACATAAGTGGAATGTATGTAATGGCAAGAGATTTGCAGGATAATAAATTTCCTATAAGATTTATAAGATTAGAAAAAGAAGGATTTATTGAAATAGAAAGTGAAAAAGAGCTTCTTATAGGATCAACTATAAAAATCGAAATTCCTATAAACGGGATTGTGGCGGCATTTGTTGGCCAGGTTACAGAAACAACCGATAAGCGCTATAAATTAACGTTGAATCAAAAAGCGGGATTAATCCAGAGAAGAACAAAACCAAGATACGCATGTTTTGTAGATATAAGTCTTGAAAATGAAAAAGGAGTATTAATTGATATCTCAGAAAATGGCGGACAAATAATAACCACGTTGAATCCCAAAATAAACGAGGAGTATAAACTTGCAATAAATAATGAAATCGTTCAAATAAAAATAGTCTGGAGTATGAATGAAGAAGAAGTTTACAGATGTGGTTTTTTTATGAGCTCTCCCCCAGAATCCTGGAAAAATCTCTTAAAAAAATTCGTAAGGTTTAACGAAAGGGTGTAA
- a CDS encoding flagellar brake protein — translation MAYVTLVEAKKVLKIGLPGIIDITMSKELEGSYKTNVSDIDLNKNILFLSIPTFKGRFIPIPKGIRMSIRIFDKSSLYTFDTVSLGVIKRDNLYMIPVPIPEKLRKTERRRFARIPLYIYGSFKLSPEKDAEKISFMTKDFSAGGMKITTNYVLHINDIIYVNLKLDDELELVDWKSKVVRVDPKEEEGFSYGVQFLDLPMYLESKLVRFVFQKEVKMRKAK, via the coding sequence ATGGCTTATGTAACTCTTGTTGAAGCAAAGAAGGTACTAAAGATAGGACTTCCTGGTATTATTGATATAACCATGTCAAAAGAACTTGAGGGCTCTTACAAAACAAACGTTAGTGATATAGATCTTAATAAAAATATCCTTTTTCTTTCCATTCCAACATTTAAAGGACGTTTTATTCCCATACCAAAAGGCATTCGAATGTCTATAAGAATTTTTGACAAAAGCTCTCTATACACGTTTGATACTGTCTCACTTGGTGTAATAAAACGTGATAACCTCTATATGATCCCTGTTCCGATTCCAGAAAAGCTTCGAAAAACTGAAAGGCGTCGTTTTGCAAGAATTCCACTATATATTTACGGATCATTTAAGCTATCGCCAGAAAAAGATGCAGAAAAAATCAGTTTCATGACAAAAGATTTTAGCGCAGGTGGAATGAAAATTACCACAAATTATGTCCTTCATATAAATGATATAATATATGTAAATCTTAAATTAGATGACGAACTGGAACTTGTTGATTGGAAATCTAAAGTTGTAAGAGTAGATCCCAAAGAGGAGGAAGGATTTTCGTACGGGGTACAGTTTCTTGACCTTCCAATGTACCTGGAAAGCAAACTTGTAAGGTTCGTATTTCAAAAAGAAGTAAAAATGAGAAAAGCTAAATAG
- the cheC gene encoding CheY-P phosphatase CheC — MLEKLTDAQLDVIKEIGNIGTGNAATALSTMLNKKVEISVPDAKVIPISKVPFIFEKPEEIVCAIKMKLQEDVTGEILLILSADTVREIAATFMGAGPEDITQLDEMSLSMMKEVGNIMCGSYVTSLAGFTGFYINPEPPEISVDMISAVIAEVSLSISPDEDYILLVETSIFIEGSERSLKGYLLLLPDKKSLRKILEKLGM; from the coding sequence ATGCTGGAAAAATTGACTGATGCTCAACTGGATGTGATAAAAGAAATTGGTAATATTGGAACAGGAAACGCGGCAACTGCTCTCTCTACCATGCTCAATAAAAAAGTGGAAATATCTGTGCCAGATGCAAAAGTGATTCCTATATCCAAAGTACCTTTTATATTTGAAAAACCTGAAGAAATCGTCTGTGCCATAAAAATGAAACTTCAAGAAGATGTTACTGGAGAAATATTACTCATATTAAGCGCAGATACCGTGCGAGAAATCGCTGCCACTTTCATGGGCGCAGGACCTGAAGATATCACTCAACTTGATGAAATGAGCCTTTCCATGATGAAAGAAGTTGGAAATATTATGTGCGGTTCATATGTGACTTCACTTGCAGGTTTTACCGGGTTTTACATCAATCCAGAACCACCTGAAATAAGTGTTGACATGATAAGCGCTGTAATAGCTGAAGTTTCACTTTCCATATCCCCAGATGAAGATTATATTTTACTTGTTGAAACTTCTATATTTATTGAGGGAAGTGAAAGGAGCCTTAAAGGATATTTACTTTTACTTCCCGATAAAAAATCCCTCAGAAAAATCCTGGAAAAATTAGGGATGTGA
- the cheD gene encoding chemoreceptor glutamine deamidase/glutamate methylesterase CheD, translating into MTQKRKLVIGIGEYAIASNPTILVTLGLGSCVGVCVRDPVAKIGAMVHVMLPESDGKQVKNPGKYADTGIKAVVEGLLEKGASKTHLEAKIAGGAAMFANSSIDVGKRNIEAVKKYLKIYGVKLVAEDTGGNKARSIEYDIETGKLMVRKVKTGESVEVKEI; encoded by the coding sequence GTGACTCAGAAAAGAAAATTAGTTATAGGTATAGGTGAGTATGCTATTGCTTCAAATCCCACGATATTGGTTACACTTGGACTCGGATCGTGTGTTGGAGTATGCGTGCGAGATCCTGTTGCCAAAATAGGGGCAATGGTTCATGTGATGTTACCTGAAAGTGATGGAAAACAGGTTAAAAACCCTGGAAAATATGCAGACACAGGTATCAAAGCTGTTGTGGAAGGTTTACTGGAAAAAGGTGCATCTAAAACACATCTTGAAGCAAAAATTGCAGGTGGAGCTGCAATGTTTGCAAATTCCAGCATAGATGTTGGAAAAAGAAATATAGAAGCCGTAAAAAAATACCTGAAAATTTACGGGGTAAAGCTGGTAGCTGAGGATACAGGAGGAAATAAAGCAAGAAGTATTGAATATGATATAGAAACAGGAAAGTTAATGGTCAGGAAAGTCAAAACAGGGGAAAGTGTGGAGGTAAAAGAAATTTGA
- a CDS encoding sigma-70 family RNA polymerase sigma factor, producing the protein MINKESVVKEFLPYVKKIALDLKKNLPHNVEVDDLVQEGLLALLQAVEKYDPRKGAKLRSYILTRVRGAMYDYLRSIDWMPKNLRHNIKLVEEAILSLEKKGKEISFEKLAEETGLTKENVVRAYNEMVRKQFLRLDEYITEDLTTVDTIASDDNPEENAFKELLKEKLKEAIKKLDKKEQMVLSLRFEYELSLKEIGKILEVTESRISQIISSAIAKLKKFLGGS; encoded by the coding sequence TTGATCAACAAAGAATCTGTGGTAAAAGAGTTTTTACCATATGTAAAAAAAATCGCTTTAGATTTAAAAAAGAACTTGCCTCACAACGTTGAAGTGGATGATTTAGTGCAAGAAGGACTTCTTGCATTACTACAGGCAGTAGAAAAATACGATCCGCGAAAAGGAGCAAAACTTCGTTCTTATATACTTACAAGAGTCAGAGGGGCAATGTATGATTATTTAAGAAGTATTGACTGGATGCCAAAAAATTTACGTCATAATATTAAACTCGTAGAAGAAGCGATACTCAGCCTCGAAAAAAAAGGAAAGGAAATATCATTTGAAAAATTAGCAGAAGAAACTGGGTTGACAAAGGAAAACGTTGTTAGAGCTTATAACGAAATGGTCAGAAAGCAATTTCTAAGACTCGATGAATATATTACAGAAGATTTAACCACAGTCGATACTATAGCCTCAGATGATAATCCGGAAGAAAATGCGTTTAAGGAGTTATTGAAAGAAAAGCTGAAAGAGGCGATAAAAAAATTAGACAAAAAAGAGCAAATGGTTTTAAGTTTACGATTTGAATATGAACTTTCACTCAAAGAAATAGGAAAAATTCTGGAAGTAACAGAGTCAAGAATATCACAAATAATTAGTTCTGCTATAGCAAAATTAAAAAAATTCTTAGGGGGAAGTTAG
- a CDS encoding TolB family protein — MKYMMFLLLLLMSVIVFSENILPESTYTVGVITHYSTATEHVFNDAKKMLDEYLEYGQILFLQSATEATSNVYVELYLGYDATNNIYKATYIDGNYKVTSQYSPGGFKKYSTFLKEIIYYPLEKIALYRFKTGDFGKYLRLTYHPGVDEYGDYSPEKGLFFFITDRLAGNRNIAYMNFSDTTINILAVFGSSEYFPKLSPDGSTILFQGSLHGFWNIYTMPFSPDYYKKIRLVSSGNKPAYGPTWYDENTVLYSQDTKTKNEMLMKSLKGNFVKPLKTYGEMSFTPFVHNGEIYYTALHGANFGIYKLVDGTNTVVEDTFFNEHDPVVTPDGSYLVFTSNRDGIYRIWMKDLSTGSVTCLTPDIPYDVFYPETDGKYVFFSVYKEGEEPDIYVRRLERK; from the coding sequence ATGAAATATATGATGTTTTTATTGTTGTTATTAATGTCAGTTATAGTTTTTAGTGAAAACATTTTACCAGAATCAACATATACGGTGGGTGTGATTACGCATTACAGTACAGCTACGGAACATGTTTTTAACGATGCAAAGAAGATGCTTGATGAGTATTTAGAATATGGACAAATATTGTTTTTGCAAAGTGCCACAGAAGCAACAAGTAATGTGTACGTGGAACTTTATTTAGGTTATGATGCTACCAACAATATATATAAAGCAACTTACATAGATGGTAATTATAAAGTTACATCACAATATTCTCCAGGGGGGTTTAAGAAATATTCTACTTTTTTGAAAGAAATAATTTATTATCCTCTTGAAAAAATAGCATTGTACAGGTTTAAAACGGGAGATTTTGGAAAATATTTAAGACTTACTTATCATCCTGGGGTTGATGAATATGGAGACTATTCTCCAGAAAAAGGATTGTTTTTTTTCATAACTGATCGCCTTGCTGGTAATAGAAATATAGCTTATATGAATTTTTCAGATACTACTATTAATATTTTAGCGGTGTTTGGAAGTAGTGAATATTTTCCAAAACTTTCTCCAGATGGTAGCACTATACTTTTTCAGGGGTCTCTTCATGGTTTCTGGAATATTTATACTATGCCATTTTCACCTGACTATTATAAAAAGATAAGATTAGTTTCTTCAGGTAATAAGCCAGCGTACGGTCCCACCTGGTATGATGAAAATACTGTTTTATATTCTCAGGATACAAAAACAAAAAATGAAATGTTAATGAAATCACTGAAAGGTAATTTTGTAAAACCTTTAAAAACCTATGGTGAAATGTCTTTTACACCCTTTGTACATAATGGTGAGATTTATTATACAGCACTTCACGGAGCAAATTTTGGGATTTATAAGTTAGTAGATGGAACTAACACAGTTGTTGAAGATACTTTTTTTAATGAACACGATCCGGTTGTTACGCCAGATGGTTCCTACCTTGTATTTACTTCGAACCGCGATGGAATATATAGAATCTGGATGAAAGACTTAAGTACAGGAAGTGTAACTTGCCTTACCCCTGATATTCCGTATGATGTGTTTTATCCTGAAACTGATGGAAAATACGTATTTTTTTCAGTTTATAAAGAAGGAGAGGAGCCAGATATATATGTTCGAAGGCTCGAAAGAAAATAA
- a CDS encoding CBS domain-containing protein, producing MKVVTTHVSPDFDGFAAAVAYRKLHPEYVVVVSGRFQQNLEEFLHLYEFEYIRDNEIKNNITELVIVDNASLDRVGKKIADFAADASIKVIDHHPDIKKSDMFSDIIHENVGAVTTLLVLMLKDSGIRLTSEEATLFATAIYEDTGNFLYSTTTPRDLMAAQFLLENGARLEEIAQFVKLDLNTEQKVLFETLINNIKVHTIKGYDVAVASTEIEKFIGGLNIITSKIWAFGEYETLIVVTRMGKKVFVVGRTKSPDVDLKKLMNFFGGNGHNKAASATLTNVSVEEVIYKVLEKLPECINVSLKAKDIMSSPVRTIFAYETIRKAHEIMQITGHGGLPVVEGNRLIGIVTRKAVDKALNHGFGERPVKSIMNTKLVTVNEDEPILKIRDVMIEHDIGRIPVLNKDNILSGVITRSDLLKAFDSSQVQKQLVKNVLNFEDVKDILIRRLPRRLLNLLRLLGEYGDDVNMPVYVVGGFVRDLLLGIENLDVDIVVEGDGLKFAEYAAKQIGAKMVPYEKFLTASLFFKDGFRIDIATARTEYYEKPAKLPMVDISTIKKDLYRRDFTINAMAIKLNPLAFGILFDFFQSRKDLKEGIIRVLHRLSFVEDPTRIIRAVRFEQRFGFHIEETTQEILTETLEGGYLEKVTGSRIRQEIEKILEEQSSLKAIRRLAELNILKHIFPKTYYTGVMDKKLVNMYNFFQKLGDIYKNYNKFYCVLRVLLEFYDENSLKEVARRYGIPKKFVEETKFSEKIVIPVKEMIHDKMLFSDIYKVLGKPSPETACYISAYLECDDQEYFYEYLKKVYETKLEKVSGEYVMKKYGIKAGPIIGKIMNELFCKKLDDMKIDEIFELERIIKNLRGEDE from the coding sequence TTGAAAGTTGTCACAACACATGTTTCACCAGATTTTGATGGATTTGCAGCGGCAGTAGCTTACAGGAAACTTCACCCGGAATATGTTGTGGTTGTCTCTGGAAGGTTTCAACAAAATCTGGAAGAATTTTTGCATTTGTATGAGTTTGAATACATAAGAGATAATGAAATAAAAAATAATATAACAGAACTTGTTATAGTGGATAACGCTTCGCTTGATCGGGTAGGAAAAAAGATAGCTGATTTTGCAGCTGATGCAAGTATTAAGGTTATTGATCATCACCCTGATATAAAAAAAAGTGATATGTTTTCGGATATAATTCATGAAAATGTTGGGGCAGTAACAACTTTACTTGTTTTGATGTTGAAAGATTCAGGAATTAGATTAACTTCAGAAGAGGCTACGTTATTTGCAACTGCAATTTATGAAGATACAGGAAATTTTTTATATTCAACGACTACTCCGCGGGATCTAATGGCAGCTCAGTTTTTACTTGAGAATGGTGCGCGTTTGGAAGAAATAGCGCAGTTTGTAAAGCTTGATTTAAATACCGAGCAAAAAGTGTTATTTGAAACGTTGATAAATAATATCAAAGTTCATACAATTAAGGGATATGACGTGGCTGTGGCAAGCACTGAGATAGAAAAGTTTATAGGTGGTCTTAATATAATAACGAGTAAAATATGGGCTTTTGGGGAATACGAAACTTTGATAGTTGTTACGCGAATGGGGAAAAAAGTTTTTGTAGTTGGACGTACCAAGAGTCCAGACGTTGACTTAAAGAAATTGATGAATTTTTTTGGTGGCAACGGTCATAATAAGGCTGCTTCAGCAACATTAACAAACGTTTCTGTTGAAGAAGTAATTTATAAAGTTCTTGAGAAACTTCCTGAATGTATAAATGTTTCACTCAAAGCAAAAGATATTATGTCTTCTCCGGTAAGAACGATTTTTGCATACGAAACTATAAGAAAAGCGCATGAAATAATGCAAATTACCGGACATGGGGGTTTACCAGTTGTAGAAGGTAATAGATTAATAGGAATAGTTACAAGAAAAGCGGTTGATAAAGCGTTGAATCACGGATTTGGAGAACGTCCGGTAAAATCTATAATGAATACCAAATTAGTTACCGTTAACGAAGATGAGCCTATATTGAAGATAAGAGATGTGATGATTGAGCATGATATTGGCAGGATTCCGGTACTTAATAAAGACAACATTCTTTCAGGAGTAATAACACGTTCTGATCTTCTGAAGGCGTTTGATTCTTCTCAGGTTCAAAAGCAGCTCGTAAAAAACGTGTTGAATTTTGAAGACGTGAAGGATATTCTTATCAGAAGGTTACCAAGAAGGCTTTTGAATTTGTTGCGATTATTAGGAGAATATGGTGATGATGTTAATATGCCTGTTTATGTGGTTGGAGGCTTTGTAAGAGATTTACTTTTAGGTATAGAGAATCTTGATGTAGATATAGTTGTTGAAGGTGATGGGTTAAAATTTGCGGAATATGCAGCAAAACAAATAGGTGCTAAAATGGTTCCTTATGAAAAATTTCTTACTGCATCGTTATTTTTTAAAGATGGTTTTAGAATAGATATTGCTACGGCAAGAACAGAATATTATGAAAAACCTGCAAAACTTCCCATGGTAGATATAAGCACAATAAAGAAGGATCTTTACCGCAGAGATTTTACTATAAATGCTATGGCAATAAAGCTGAATCCGCTTGCTTTTGGAATACTTTTTGATTTCTTCCAATCGCGTAAGGATTTAAAAGAGGGAATTATACGTGTTTTACATAGGTTGAGCTTTGTGGAAGATCCGACTCGTATAATAAGAGCCGTTCGATTTGAGCAAAGATTTGGATTTCATATAGAAGAAACTACACAGGAAATTCTTACAGAGACTTTGGAAGGAGGTTATTTAGAGAAAGTTACTGGCTCAAGGATAAGGCAGGAAATAGAAAAGATTCTGGAGGAACAAAGCTCGCTCAAAGCTATTAGAAGATTAGCTGAATTGAATATATTGAAGCACATTTTTCCTAAGACGTATTATACAGGTGTTATGGATAAAAAGCTTGTAAATATGTATAACTTTTTTCAAAAACTTGGTGATATATATAAAAATTATAATAAGTTCTATTGCGTTCTCAGGGTATTATTAGAATTTTATGATGAGAATTCTTTGAAAGAGGTAGCCAGGCGTTATGGAATTCCTAAAAAGTTTGTTGAGGAAACTAAGTTTTCTGAAAAAATAGTTATACCTGTAAAGGAAATGATTCACGATAAAATGTTGTTTTCTGATATATACAAAGTATTAGGGAAGCCTTCACCGGAAACAGCCTGTTACATATCAGCGTACTTAGAATGTGATGATCAGGAATATTTTTACGAGTATTTGAAAAAGGTTTATGAAACGAAACTTGAAAAAGTTTCTGGAGAATATGTGATGAAAAAGTATGGAATAAAGGCTGGACCAATTATTGGAAAGATTATGAACGAGTTGTTTTGTAAAAAACTTGATGATATGAAAATCGATGAAATTTTTGAATTGGAGAGGATAATCAAAAATTTGAGAGGTGAAGACGAATGA
- a CDS encoding metallophosphoesterase has protein sequence MKKILFISDMHIGDGSAKDDFEYDDLFEKIINDFSELSDIELCIVGDGLEILETRMVLDNGLIPFKDLVNNIEKEVLIDIEKKHPKVFKALRRFGKSHKINYIVGNHDYYFLKNEKLCEKLCEMIPNLEIKPYFYDASSKILVVHGNQFDPINRFTIDRKTGELIPPLGDFIVRYMMNHFDNKVRNFVPKEIIKDYDNVRPTLDLFYWFEVVMETYNLGIDLLEMWVSSFYRDDENS, from the coding sequence ATGAAAAAGATATTGTTCATCAGCGATATGCATATAGGTGATGGGAGTGCTAAGGATGATTTTGAATACGATGATTTGTTTGAAAAAATTATAAATGATTTTTCTGAATTGAGTGATATAGAACTTTGTATAGTGGGCGATGGTTTGGAAATTCTTGAGACTCGAATGGTGCTGGACAATGGTCTTATCCCTTTTAAAGATTTGGTTAATAACATTGAAAAAGAAGTCCTTATAGATATAGAAAAAAAACATCCTAAGGTTTTTAAAGCGCTTAGAAGATTTGGAAAGAGCCACAAAATAAATTATATTGTTGGTAATCATGATTACTATTTCCTTAAAAATGAAAAGTTGTGCGAAAAACTTTGTGAAATGATACCAAATTTGGAAATAAAGCCATACTTTTATGACGCCTCTTCAAAGATACTGGTAGTTCATGGAAATCAATTTGATCCCATCAATCGCTTTACAATTGATCGGAAAACAGGAGAATTAATCCCACCATTAGGAGATTTCATTGTTCGTTATATGATGAATCATTTTGATAACAAAGTGAGAAATTTTGTTCCAAAGGAAATAATAAAGGATTATGATAATGTAAGGCCAACACTTGACCTTTTTTACTGGTTTGAAGTTGTTATGGAAACGTATAATTTAGGAATTGATTTATTGGAAATGTGGGTTTCTTCTTTTTATAGAGATGATGAGAACAGTTGA
- a CDS encoding MBL fold metallo-hydrolase translates to MNILSYSKALYTTWVYYSPDRTLFDSGECVATMLNNKVYAIKNIFLTHGHVDHISGLWALINTRNNAMGDRAKELNVYYPKNNKGIEDYIKFIKRVNSDLRFKLNFFPITPDDKIILRGKKRIEKYIRPFFVTHTQSEISFGYHIIEVRRKLKEEFRNLSQEEIAVLAKKYGSEYITRSYEKKVFTISGDTFLLSREEVKDSEIVFHECTFLDKRDRKYKNHASIEDIVSLIEGSNIKTLILYHISSRYGRSIEKLLEPYRNRLKEEGVDLYFVKPDRLFKL, encoded by the coding sequence TTGAACATATTATCATACTCTAAGGCTCTTTATACAACCTGGGTTTATTATTCCCCGGATAGAACACTTTTTGATTCAGGAGAATGTGTAGCTACGATGTTAAATAACAAAGTTTACGCAATAAAAAATATTTTTTTAACCCACGGACACGTAGATCATATTTCGGGATTATGGGCACTTATAAATACACGGAACAACGCAATGGGAGATAGAGCAAAGGAATTGAATGTTTATTACCCAAAAAATAATAAAGGGATAGAAGATTATATAAAATTTATCAAAAGAGTAAATTCCGATTTGCGTTTTAAGCTGAATTTTTTTCCCATAACTCCAGATGATAAGATAATTTTGCGCGGAAAAAAAAGAATAGAAAAGTATATTCGGCCCTTTTTTGTTACCCATACTCAAAGCGAAATAAGTTTTGGTTATCACATAATAGAGGTTCGAAGAAAGTTGAAAGAAGAGTTCAGAAATCTCTCTCAAGAAGAAATAGCAGTTCTTGCAAAAAAATATGGAAGTGAATATATTACAAGAAGTTATGAAAAGAAGGTGTTTACAATATCAGGAGATACTTTTTTGCTTAGCCGTGAAGAGGTAAAAGATTCTGAGATAGTTTTTCATGAATGTACTTTTCTTGATAAAAGGGATCGCAAATATAAAAATCACGCTTCTATAGAGGATATAGTTTCATTGATAGAAGGTTCAAATATAAAAACCTTAATTTTATATCATATATCCAGCAGGTATGGAAGAAGTATAGAGAAACTTCTTGAACCTTATAGAAACAGATTAAAAGAAGAAGGTGTAGATCTGTATTTTGTAAAACCCGATAGACTTTTCAAGCTATAA